GGTTTATATTTTGGATTTTACAATATTGATAACGACAGTATAAAGATAATATTTTATTGAAGATGAAATTTAGATGAAATTTTTTTCATTTTCAAATTTAGCATCACCACTTTTCAGAAGTTGTATACGGTATGAACGACAAAAAGGCCGTAAATATTGCAGAATCTAACTTCTTCAACATTTACAGCCTTTACCGGCCCAATAAAAATTCCCTCCGCCCGAAGGTGGAGTAACTTAGAGAAGGCTCTTAATTCTTTAAACTCAATTCCTTGCTTTGCATCATTTTGCGCAGGTTATTGAGCGCATAACGCATGCGGCCAAGGGCTGTATTGATGCTTACATCGGTTACGTCGGCTATTTCCTTAAAGCTCATATCGCCAAAGTGGCGCATAATCAATACTTCCTTTTGCTCGGCGGGTAACAGGTGAATTAATGCCTTCAGGTCCCTGTGCGTTTGCTCGCGCACCATGCGGTCCTCGGTGCTTTCGTCATAATGGCCCAGCACCTCGAAAATATCAAAATCATCGCCATTGCTAACCAGCGGCGTCCGCTTTTCGCGCCTGAAATGATCTATTACTAAATTGTGTGCTATACGGGTTACCCAGGGGAGAAACTTGCCTTCTTCGTTATATTTTCCGGCGCGTAACGTA
Above is a window of Mucilaginibacter ginsenosidivorans DNA encoding:
- a CDS encoding RNA polymerase sigma factor, with the protein product MDFQLKSDQELIHLYIAGEEAGLVELIRRYQAKIYTSIYLLVKDEYLAEDIFQDAFIKVINTLRAGKYNEEGKFLPWVTRIAHNLVIDHFRREKRTPLVSNGDDFDIFEVLGHYDESTEDRMVREQTHRDLKALIHLLPAEQKEVLIMRHFGDMSFKEIADVTDVSINTALGRMRYALNNLRKMMQSKELSLKN